Within the Scomber scombrus chromosome 4, fScoSco1.1, whole genome shotgun sequence genome, the region ACTGCTGAAACCAGGAGAGCCAGGAACTCCTAGACTGGTCATGGGAACTGTCCCGTAGCCCCCGGTCATCCCTCCACTGCCCCCATAGCTTGACTGCTGAGGAGTGGAGGCTGAGGGGTAACCCCTTGGAGACAAGCTGCTGGAGTTTCGAATGTAACCTGGGGAGGAAATCCAGATTTTCAGTCGGATTTGAGCCTCATTAGTGCCAAAACTGAAGAAGTGCACAATTTATGACTTATTCTACTCACCTTGGCTGCTCTGTATTGGCTCCCCGATGCTGACACCTAACTGGGAAGGATAGGAACCCAGACCCATGACACTGCCGTGGGCTGGTGAGCTGGGCAGCGCCTGCAGCTGACTGTGAGGACGGGGAACACTGTAGAGTGCCTCAGCAATGTCAGCTGCACGTTTCAGCAACATGTCCTACAGGAGATACAACAAAGTGTCACAAATCCATAGAGACGCCAGTTAATAATGCCATTGGTAGGCTGTTAACGTGACACTTCTGTGATATATCTGTGGCCTGACACAATCTCAAAAGCTGAATGCATTACCTAATTTTGTTTTAGTCCATTGACTGCCAACAATTTCAGCAACAGTCTCCTCTCTAAATCATATGAACAATCTATATGCTTtcaaaaaataatcagcaatacacattttatattttataggcCAAAACATGGAAAAACAACTGTTGTGGTCTTTTCAGTATCAGTATGTTCTGTGTATAGCAATctgtaattttaaaatatttgggATATTGTACTTAAATTGCAGCTGCTTACCTGATTACTGTGTGGATTTCCATACAGGGCCTCCACAAGATCTGCTGCTCTCTTCAGGAGGATTTcctacaaaataaaatgtatcacatTTAAAGACCTAGACTTAGACTGTGGCTTACACAGTTCctgaaaaaatctgaaaaaccATCAAGTTCAAAGTGTGGCCTTTCATTAAGGAGTTCCTCACCTTGGCTAGTTTCTCTGGGTCACCAGGATGTCGGGGAATGACCTTCTGAAGACGCTGGAAACCATAGTCTATAGTTGGCTCATTcagggctaaaatttaaaaaacgtatAGTACATCAAATCTCAGTCACAGGTCATCAGAAGCTGATATTTAAAAAGCTTAATTGTTAAGTGTAAAAGACTGCATGATGAGTTCTCTGCTCACCTGTGTAGATGAAGCGTCCGGGTGCTCCCTTGCAAAACTGTTTAGATTTATAAGACAGTGTGACCTCCACAACCCCAGGAATGTGGCGAGGGGGTGTCTGGACTCGGATAGCATGCGGCGTGATCAGCTGAGGGAACAGCCCAGAAATCATGtcaaacaacagcaaaaaaatggATTCCTCTAATGCCTTGTAAATATTTGGGCTAACGTATGTGGAAAGATTAATTTGTGTGGACTCTCCATAAATCATCTAAATAATGAGACAAGCCATATGCTATATATATCATTTCAAAATATGCTAAGAAACGGTAACATCATTAGTGAGATGTCTTGAAGACAATCCCTACCTCACTCCACACCAGCATGCTGCCAAACACCACCTGCAACCCGTCAAAGAAGTTCTCCCCGATAACAATGACCATGGCCCCACCAGTGGTCCAGCCCTCGCTTGGGCTGATGGCTTTGATACATGGGGTCGCTAGACAGAAGAGCAAAGCAGGAGTTACTCCAAGGGATTCAATGCAGAATGTACAACTACTATAAAAAGAGTGTGCATCTGTCTCTGGAGGAATGTGTGAAAGGTTCATGAAAAACAACTTCCAAGGCACTGTTCGGGCCAAAAGCTGCTTGTAACATTATTTCATGGCTAAAATTAATTATATCCATGATTTGGCTTTTGTCCATGAATAACACCATAAACTGCATGAAGAACAGGATGTTAGAATAGTCAGTGTTAAAATACTCAATTTCAAGTAAAAGTCTTCCATTCAAATCTTAACACAGATGTATTACATCATGTGTTTAAAggatcaaaagtaaaagtactaacacaaaaaaggtccctgtgtgtgttgtgttattatatacattacattaatgtgttagtagtagtagaacATAATGTACATTTGTAAGCTATATTGTTATTGTATTATAAAGCCAGTTTGAACTCATTTATATACTGCTGGGTAGTTAATTCTACAACAGTGCCTCATACTTTAGGAGCCCATCATATGTTTTCTATTCAAAATTTTCATAAAGGTTACTGGTGATCGCAACTGTGAGATAAAtctagtggagtaaaaagtacaatattttcccAGACATGTATTGGAATAGCAGGAATTCAAAATACTTTAAAGAacagtacctcaaaactgtgcTTGACACAAGAATACTTGAGTAAATTTATTTAGGTACTTTCTACCACTGCACACATAAATTTGACATGTCATTCTTGGTTTAGAGATAAATGTGACCATAACTGGAAACTTCCTCTCCTGCTTAAAGATGTGGATATAAGGTAAGATATTATCTATGTTGTATGTGAAgacaataatttaattaatacattaatttgTTCAGTTAATGACCTCAGTAGCATCACTGTTTATGTTTGATATATAATGGTGATTATGAATGGACATTAGTCAACTCAAGTACCTGCTGCTACATTATTTGCCTGAATAGTGCCTTGGATCAGTATGTTCTACGTCTCTGAGTGTGAATGATGAAGCAGACATgtagtgaaataaaaaagataaatgaggTGTGACACTGTGTTTCAGTGTCAGCGTCTCACCATATTCCATAGAATTCTCAGCTGACTCGCCTGGCTCCAGTCTGCGAGCTCTCCGACCGTGTTTTGAGTTGTTGTGGACGAACATGTTGTCAGACACTGCTAGGACGTGGCCGTCCACACTCACAGTGCTGGACAAGACCACCTGAAAGGAGAGGGATAGAGCAAAGAGGAAGATACATGAGTGTATGTGCACGACTTGGACAGCACACAGCGAGTCACAATATCCGgttacaacagtaaaatcccTGAACAACAATTTGCTTCAGCATACAGGTGAAAGTAATATTTCTCAATAGGTAATGTGACATCACTGGGGTCTTCATAATGTGTCTGTATTCTGGTGATGACACTGCTCATACAGCCCTCCACTCCTCCATCAGGTCTCCATATGGCCTCTCCACTGCCTCTTGCCTAACTTTTTGATTCATACAGCATGCAGCAGGCTCATCGTTGTCTCCTCCTGATCCTTCAATGACACCAAACATATGGACCAAATCTCCCATTTTAGCCGGCCGTTAAAGTAGTGGATGATATATAGTGGCCCTAATTTGATTTTCTGGccacagcatgtgtgtgttcctttCCACATCTGCCCCGCATGGATGACACATATATAATTAATGAGACGACActtgtagtttttttctctttggatATTAATGAGTGTTGATATGATACTATTACTGACAGTGATAATAAGTATGTGTTTATGAACACATTTATTAGAGGGAATGTGTCAGTGAGAAAACGGTATTTAAATTTAATAGTAAACTGTGAATATTTAGAAATTCATAGATAATCAGACAGCAAAGATAAAACCGTACACgcacttaaaataaacacatggcAGTAATTTTGCAGGTGAAGCAacacaggagaaaaaaggagaaaaaacatatGTGCTATAGGTGCTGGAAAGGGAGGGGAAcctaaagaaaaaataactgtAAATTATCGATCAAGCAGCAGACTCCTGTCCAGCTCTGATCACCTTTTAACCCAGAGATGAGAGTCTTGGAGCGCCTGTGTGCTCATAACTTCTCAGCATGTGTCACATCGTAGGAGCTAAAGCAAACATGGTCTAAGACAGGGGGAGCTCCAAGAAGGGAAAGGGACAGGGTTAGCTGGGAGAAGGAGAATGCCAGACAGAGGCCGCTGGTGCTGAAAGACGGCAGAGGAAGTGAGGCGGGAGTGTCCCCTGTGACCACTTCCTGGGTCACGGAGCATGACCTCCCCCATCTGGAGCCAATCACTCAATTCTTGACAACTTCCTGAAACACCTCAACCTATTTCCTGCACCCCACCACCGGGTCTCCCACATATCTAACTCCTTTCGTTTTTCTTTCCGTCTCTCTGACTCCttattgattttaaattttcacccttttctctgtcctctATGTCTCTGGATATTGGAAGATTCATTGGAAACTGGTGTAAACGCCATGTATACAGATTGgataagaaaataatcattgaaCAATTTATTCAAATGGGAAGGCATGAGGGTGGTGTGTTTTGCATGACTGTgaaatccatgttttttatagtttttttcacatatttagtaTCACACGTAATTACTCACCTCTTTCTGCTCGCACACAAGCACAGACTCACagacatgcatttttttctccacctaTTCGTACCTGAAATCTCCTCATATCCCTCGGGTTTCCTGCTGTCTTCAGACAATTCTGGTTGCATTTCAGGAAAAACTTCAAGAAGAACCTgcaaagggaaaaaagggacaTATGTTTGTACATCAGCAACTGAGAAATCACATAAAAGAATCATGTATATGATTATTTTCCCAGAAACACAGTGACGTTAATTATTTTTCAGAGACAGGTCTTGTGGAtggtgtgtgcgtgcacatCTATATGATTATAACGCCGACATCAATCCCAGCTGTTTAGTATAGTATTAAAGTCAGTGCTATTACACTTTAAATCAAGTGATGAGAATGTGAAGCACAGTCCAGTGAAAAGCACTACTGTGTTTCAAAGTAAAG harbors:
- the ebf2 gene encoding transcription factor COE2 isoform X1: MFGIQEHLIREASGLKERSLGEEMDSVRSWVRNVGVVDANVAAQSGVALSRAHFEKQPPSNLRKSNFFHFVLALYDRHGQPVEVERTAFVDFVEHDKEQTGEKTNNGTHYKLQLLYSNGVRTEQDLYARLIDSVTKQPISYEGQNKNPEMCRVLLTHEVMCSRCCEKKSCGNRNETPSDPVIIDRFFLKFFLKCNQNCLKTAGNPRDMRRFQVVLSSTVSVDGHVLAVSDNMFVHNNSKHGRRARRLEPGESAENSMEYGETLTLKHTTPCIKAISPSEGWTTGGAMVIVIGENFFDGLQVVFGSMLVWSELITPHAIRVQTPPRHIPGVVEVTLSYKSKQFCKGAPGRFIYTALNEPTIDYGFQRLQKVIPRHPGDPEKLAKEILLKRAADLVEALYGNPHSNQDMLLKRAADIAEALYSVPRPHSQLQALPSSPAHGSVMGLGSYPSQLGVSIGEPIQSSQGYIRNSSSLSPRGYPSASTPQQSSYGGSGGMTGGYGTVPMTSLGVPGSPGFSSTSPTGSPYIMPSSPTIPGSSSSSSSLLPFSSFPSAAKQKSAFAPVLRPQGSPSPACPASGGNSFRGSHPTHYLTPLSELTNAV
- the ebf2 gene encoding transcription factor COE2 isoform X5, which codes for MFGIQEHLIREASGLKERSLGEEMDSVRSWVRNVGVVDANVAAQSGVALSRAHFEKQPPSNLRKSNFFHFVLALYDRHGQPVEVERTAFVDFVEHDKEQTGEKTNNGTHYKLQLLYSNGVRTEQDLYARLIDSVTKQPISYEGQNKNPEMCRVLLTHEVMCSRCCEKKSCGNRNETPSDPVIIDRFFLKFFLKCNQNCLKTAGNPRDMRRFQVVLSSTVSVDGHVLAVSDNMFVHNNSKHGRRARRLEPGESAENSMEYATPCIKAISPSEGWTTGGAMVIVIGENFFDGLQVVFGSMLVWSELITPHAIRVQTPPRHIPGVVEVTLSYKSKQFCKGAPGRFIYTALNEPTIDYGFQRLQKVIPRHPGDPEKLAKEILLKRAADLVEALYGNPHSNQDMLLKRAADIAEALYSVPRPHSQLQALPSSPAHGSVMGLGSYPSQLGVSIGEPIQSSQGYIRNSSSLSPRGYPSASTPQQSSYGGSGGMTGGYGTVPMTSLGVPGSPGFSRSSSSSSSLLPFSSFPSAAKQKSAFAPVLRPQGSPSPACPASGGNSFRGSHPTHYLTPLSELTNAV
- the ebf2 gene encoding transcription factor COE2 isoform X7, which encodes MFGIQEHLIREASGLKERSLGEEMDSVRSWVRNVGVVDANVAAQSGVALSRAHFEKQPPSNLRKSNFFHFVLALYDRHGQPVEVERTAFVDFVEHDKTGEKTNNGTHYKLQLLYSNGVRTEQDLYARLIDSVTKQPISYEGQNKNPEMCRVLLTHEVMCSRCCEKKSCGNRNETPSDPVIIDRFFLKFFLKCNQNCLKTAGNPRDMRRFQVVLSSTVSVDGHVLAVSDNMFVHNNSKHGRRARRLEPGESAENSMEYATPCIKAISPSEGWTTGGAMVIVIGENFFDGLQVVFGSMLVWSELITPHAIRVQTPPRHIPGVVEVTLSYKSKQFCKGAPGRFIYTALNEPTIDYGFQRLQKVIPRHPGDPEKLAKEILLKRAADLVEALYGNPHSNQDMLLKRAADIAEALYSVPRPHSQLQALPSSPAHGSVMGLGSYPSQLGVSIGEPIQSSQGYIRNSSSLSPRGYPSASTPQQSSYGGSGGMTGGYGTVPMTSLGVPGSPGFSSTSPTGSPYIMPSSPTIPGSSSSSSSLLPFSSFPSAAKQKSAFAPVLRPQGSPSPACPASGGNSFRAMTGLVVPPM
- the ebf2 gene encoding transcription factor COE2 isoform X10; the encoded protein is MFGIQEHLIREASGLKERSLGEEMDSVRSWVRNVGVVDANVAAQSGVALSRAHFEKQPPSNLRKSNFFHFVLALYDRHGQPVEVERTAFVDFVEHDKEQTGEKTNNGTHYKLQLLYSNGVRTEQDLYARLIDSVTKQPISYEGQNKNPEMCRVLLTHEVMCSRCCEKKSCGNRNETPSDPVIIDRFFLKFFLKCNQNCLKTAGNPRDMRRFQVVLSSTVSVDGHVLAVSDNMFVHNNSKHGRRARRLEPGESAENSMEYAATPCIKAISPSEGWTTGGAMVIVIGENFFDGLQVVFGSMLVWSELITPHAIRVQTPPRHIPGVVEVTLSYKSKQFCKGAPGRFIYTALNEPTIDYGFQRLQKVIPRHPGDPEKLAKEILLKRAADLVEALYGNPHSNQDMLLKRAADIAEALYSVPRPHSQLQALPSSPAHGSVMGLGSYPSQLGVSIGEPIQSSQGVPGSPVMPSSPTIPGSSSSSSSLLPFSSFPSAAKQKSAFAPVLRPQGSPSPACPASGGNSFRGSHPTHYLTPLSELTNAV
- the ebf2 gene encoding transcription factor COE2 isoform X2 encodes the protein MFGIQEHLIREASGLKERSLGEEMDSVRSWVRNVGVVDANVAAQSGVALSRAHFEKQPPSNLRKSNFFHFVLALYDRHGQPVEVERTAFVDFVEHDKEQTGEKTNNGTHYKLQLLYSNGVRTEQDLYARLIDSVTKQPISYEGQNKNPEMCRVLLTHEVMCSRCCEKKSCGNRNETPSDPVIIDRFFLKFFLKCNQNCLKTAGNPRDMRRFQVVLSSTVSVDGHVLAVSDNMFVHNNSKHGRRARRLEPGESAENSMEYATPCIKAISPSEGWTTGGAMVIVIGENFFDGLQVVFGSMLVWSELITPHAIRVQTPPRHIPGVVEVTLSYKSKQFCKGAPGRFIYTALNEPTIDYGFQRLQKVIPRHPGDPEKLAKEILLKRAADLVEALYGNPHSNQDMLLKRAADIAEALYSVPRPHSQLQALPSSPAHGSVMGLGSYPSQLGVSIGEPIQSSQGYIRNSSSLSPRGYPSASTPQQSSYGGSGGMTGGYGTVPMTSLGVPGSPGFSSTSPTGSPYIMPSSPTIPGSSSSSSSLLPFSSFPSAAKQKSAFAPVLRPQGSPSPACPASGGNSFRGSHPTHYLTPLSELTNAV
- the ebf2 gene encoding transcription factor COE2 isoform X3 produces the protein MFGIQEHLIREASGLKERSLGEEMDSVRSWVRNVGVVDANVAAQSGVALSRAHFEKQPPSNLRKSNFFHFVLALYDRHGQPVEVERTAFVDFVEHDKEQTGEKTNNGTHYKLQLLYSNGVRTEQDLYARLIDSVTKQPISYEGQNKNPEMCRVLLTHEVMCSRCCEKKSCGNRNETPSDPVIIDRFFLKFFLKCNQNCLKTAGNPRDMRRFQVVLSSTVSVDGHVLAVSDNMFVHNNSKHGRRARRLEPGESAENSMEYAATPCIKAISPSEGWTTGGAMVIVIGENFFDGLQVVFGSMLVWSELITPHAIRVQTPPRHIPGVVEVTLSYKSKQFCKGAPGRFIYTALNEPTIDYGFQRLQKVIPRHPGDPEKLAKEILLKRAADLVEALYGNPHSNQDMLLKRAADIAEALYSVPRPHSQLQALPSSPAHGSVMGLGSYPSQLGVSIGEPIQSSQGYIRNSSSLSPRGYPSASTPQQSSYGGSGGMTGGYGTVPMTSLGVPGSPGFSSTSPTGSPYIMPSSPTIPGSSSSSSSLLPFSSFPSAAKQKSAFAPVLRPQGSPSPACPASGGNSFRGSHPTHYLTPLSELTNAV
- the ebf2 gene encoding transcription factor COE2 isoform X9; this translates as MFGIQEHLIREASGLKERSLGEEMDSVRSWVRNVGVVDANVAAQSGVALSRAHFEKQPPSNLRKSNFFHFVLALYDRHGQPVEVERTAFVDFVEHDKEQTGEKTNNGTHYKLQLLYSNGVRTEQDLYARLIDSVTKQPISYEGQNKNPEMCRVLLTHEVMCRFFLKFFLKCNQNCLKTAGNPRDMRRFQVVLSSTVSVDGHVLAVSDNMFVHNNSKHGRRARRLEPGESAENSMEYATPCIKAISPSEGWTTGGAMVIVIGENFFDGLQVVFGSMLVWSELITPHAIRVQTPPRHIPGVVEVTLSYKSKQFCKGAPGRFIYTALNEPTIDYGFQRLQKVIPRHPGDPEKLAKEILLKRAADLVEALYGNPHSNQDMLLKRAADIAEALYSVPRPHSQLQALPSSPAHGSVMGLGSYPSQLGVSIGEPIQSSQGYIRNSSSLSPRGYPSASTPQQSSYGGSGGMTGGYGTVPMTSLGVPGSPGFSSTSPTGSPYIMPSSPTIPGSSSSSSSLLPFSSFPSAAKQKSAFAPVLRPQGSPSPACPASGGNSFRAMTGLVVPPM
- the ebf2 gene encoding transcription factor COE2 isoform X11 — translated: MFGIQEHLIREASGLKERSLGEEMDSVRSWVRNVGVVDANVAAQSGVALSRAHFEKQPPSNLRKSNFFHFVLALYDRHGQPVEVERTAFVDFVEHDKEQTGEKTNNGTHYKLQLLYSNGVRTEQDLYARLIDSVTKQPISYEGQNKNPEMCRVLLTHEVMCSRCCEKKSCGNRNETPSDPVIIDRFFLKFFLKCNQNCLKTAGNPRDMRRFQVVLSSTVSVDGHVLAVSDNMFVHNNSKHGRRARRLEPGESAENSMEYATPCIKAISPSEGWTTGGAMVIVIGENFFDGLQVVFGSMLVWSELITPHAIRVQTPPRHIPGVVEVTLSYKSKQFCKGAPGRFIYTALNEPTIDYGFQRLQKVIPRHPGDPEKLAKEILLKRAADLVEALYGNPHSNQDMLLKRAADIAEALYSVPRPHSQLQALPSSPAHGSVMGLGSYPSQLGVSIGEPIQSSQVMPSSPTIPGSSSSSSSLLPFSSFPSAAKQKSAFAPVLRPQGSPSPACPASGGNSFRAMTGLVVPPM
- the ebf2 gene encoding transcription factor COE2 isoform X4, with translation MFGIQEHLIREASGLKERSLGEEMDSVRSWVRNVGVVDANVAAQSGVALSRAHFEKQPPSNLRKSNFFHFVLALYDRHGQPVEVERTAFVDFVEHDKEQTGEKTNNGTHYKLQLLYSNGVRTEQDLYARLIDSVTKQPISYEGQNKNPEMCRVLLTHEVMCSRCCEKKSCGNRNETPSDPVIIDRFFLKFFLKCNQNCLKTAGNPRDMRRFQVVLSSTVSVDGHVLAVSDNMFVHNNSKHGRRARRLEPGESAENSMEYATPCIKAISPSEGWTTGGAMVIVIGENFFDGLQVVFGSMLVWSELITPHAIRVQTPPRHIPGVVEVTLSYKSKQFCKGAPGRFIYTALNEPTIDYGFQRLQKVIPRHPGDPEKLAKEILLKRAADLVEALYGNPHSNQDMLLKRAADIAEALYSVPRPHSQLQALPSSPAHGSVMGLGSYPSQLGVSIGEPIQSSQGYIRNSSSLSPRGYPSASTPQQSSYGGSGGMTGGYGTVPMTSLGVPGSPGFSSTSPTGSPYIMPSSPTIPGSSSSSSSLLPFSSFPSAAKQKSAFAPVLRPQGSPSPACPASGGNSFRAMTGLVVPPM
- the ebf2 gene encoding transcription factor COE2 isoform X8, giving the protein MFGIQEHLIREASGLKERSLGEEMDSVRSWVRNVGVVDANVAAQSGVALSRAHFEKQPPSNLRKSNFFHFVLALYDRHGQPVEVERTAFVDFVEHDKEQTGEKTNNGTHYKLQLLYSNGVRTEQDLYARLIDSVTKQPISYEGQNKNPEMCRVLLTHEVMCSRCCEKKSCGNRNETPSDPVIIDRFFLKFFLKCNQNCLKTAGNPRDMRRFQVVLSSTVSVDGHVLAVSDNMFVHNNSKHGRRARRLEPGESAENSMEYATPCIKAISPSEGWTTGGAMVIVIGENFFDGLQVVFGSMLVWSELITPHAIRVQTPPRHIPGVVEVTLSYKSKQFCKGAPGRFIYTALNEPTIDYGFQRLQKVIPRHPGDPEKLAKEILLKRAADLVEALYGNPHSNQDMLLKRAADIAEALYSVPRPHSQLQALPSSPAHGSVMGLGSYPSQLGVSIGEPIQSSQGYIRNSSSLSPRGYPSASTPQQSSYGGSGGMTGGYGTVPMTSLGVPGSPGFSRSSSSSSSLLPFSSFPSAAKQKSAFAPVLRPQGSPSPACPASGGNSFRAMTGLVVPPM
- the ebf2 gene encoding transcription factor COE2 isoform X6; this encodes MFGIQEHLIREASGLKERSLGEEMDSVRSWVRNVGVVDANVAAQSGVALSRAHFEKQPPSNLRKSNFFHFVLALYDRHGQPVEVERTAFVDFVEHDKEQTGEKTNNGTHYKLQLLYSNGVRTEQDLYARLIDSVTKQPISYEGQNKNPEMCRVLLTHEVMCSRCCEKKSCGNRNETPSDPVIIDRFFLKFFLKCNQNCLKTAGNPRDMRRFQVVLSSTVSVDGHVLAVSDNMFVHNNSKHGRRARRLEPGESAENSMEYAATPCIKAISPSEGWTTGGAMVIVIGENFFDGLQVVFGSMLVWSELITPHAIRVQTPPRHIPGVVEVTLSYKSKQFCKGAPGRFIYTALNEPTIDYGFQRLQKVIPRHPGDPEKLAKEILLKRAADLVEALYGNPHSNQDMLLKRAADIAEALYSVPRPHSQLQALPSSPAHGSVMGLGSYPSQLGVSIGEPIQSSQGYIRNSSSLSPRGYPSASTPQQSSYGGSGGMTGGYGTVPMTSLGVPGSPGFSSTSPTGSPYIMPSSPTIPGSSSSSSSLLPFSSFPSAAKQKSAFAPVLRPQGSPSPACPASGGNSFRAMTGLVVPPM
- the ebf2 gene encoding transcription factor COE2 isoform X12 encodes the protein MFGIQEHLIREASGLKERSLGEEMDSVRSWVRNVGVVDANVAAQSGVALSRAHFEKQPPSNLRKSNFFHFVLALYDRHGQPVEVERTAFVDFVEHDKEQTGEKTNNGTHYKLQLLYSNGVRTEQDLYARLIDSVTKQPISYEGQNKNPEMCRVLLTHEVMCSRCCEKKSCGNRNETPSDPVIIDRFFLKFFLKCNQNCLKTAGNPRDMRRFQVVLSSTVSVDGHVLAVSDNMFVHNNSKHGRRARRLEPGESAENSMEYATPCIKAISPSEGWTTGGAMVIVIGENFFDGLQVVFGSMLVWSELITPHAIRVQTPPRHIPGVVEVTLSYKSKQFCKGAPGRFIYTALNEPTIDYGFQRLQKVIPRHPGDPEKLAKEILLKRAADLVEALYGNPHSNQDMLLKRAADIAEALYSVPRPHSQLQALPSSPAHGSVMGLGSYPSQLGVSIGEPIQSSQGVPGSPVMPSSPTIPGSSSSSSSLLPFSSFPSAAKQKSAFAPVLRPQGSPSPACPASGGNSFRAMTGLVVPPM